TGTGCAGTCCCGGGAGATTGAGTTCGACCCGGCCGAGCTCCTTTCCCTGGAAGGAGACGGTGAATTGACTTTTCAACTCGTGGAACACCACCTTTTTAGCCTGTATGTCGGCCTGGGGCGTCATGCCGTAGGTTACGTATCGTTTTCTGACCATGGGAATGATGCTCTGGACATGGTCGTTGTCCAGGCAAAGAACCGCGAGGCCGTAAAAGGGGACCCTGTCGATGAAGCTCAAAAAAGCCGCTTTGATGGCTTCCAGGTCCGTATAGTGATCCAGGTGCTCCCGGTCGATGTTGGTTACCACGGCGATGGCGGGCGACATTCTTAAAAATGACCCGTCGCTTTCATCCGCTTCGGCCACGATGAATTCACCCTGTCCCAACAGGGCGTTGGAGCCGATGCTTTTCAACTTGCCGCCGATGACCACGGTGGGATCGAGGCCACCATTGGCCAGCACGGCGGCGACGATGGACGTCGTCGATGTTTTGCCGTGGGCGCCTGCCACGGCGATGCTGTATTTCAGGCGCATCAGTTCGGCCAGCATTTCCGCCCTGGGTATGACGGGTATCGAAGCCTGTTCGGCGGCCATTACCTCCGGGTTGGAAGCGCTTACGGCGGAAGAGGTTACCACCACATCCGCGCCGCCGACCTGCCCGGCGTGATGCCCCTTGTAGATCGTGCCCCCCAGTTTCCCCAGCCGCCTGGTGATGTCGGTGTCCTTCAGATCGGAACCGGACACCGTGTATCCGAGGTTGAGCAACAGTTCGGCGATGCCGCTCATGCCGATGCCGCCGATACCGACGAAATGGATGTGATATTTTTTGTGGTACATGGGTCGCTGTTGCTCCCGTGTTAATTTTTAAGTTTTTCGTTTTAGGCGGCGTTCGGTTTCAATGCTTTCAGCTACCTAAAACCTGACACTTTAAACGCGAAACGATTTATATTCGATCGTCGACTACCGATAATGTTAAGAAAAAAAATTTCTTACCCTGAATGAACGAGTTCATACATGTCATCCACGATCACCCGCGCGGCATTCGGACGCCCCAGCATGGAGGCCCGATGCCCCATTCGAGCGAGCAGGTCCGGGGAACCGGCATAGTGTTGGATGCGCCCTGCCAGCCGTTCTCCCGTAAGATTTTTTTCCAGGATCAATTCAGCCGCTCCGGCCGCTACCATACTTTCGGCGTTCAGCCGCTGGTGGTCGTCGGCCGCGTGCGGGTAGGGGATGAATATGACGGCCTTGCCCAGCACCGTGACCTCGGCGACCGTGGTTGCACCGGCCCGGCAGATAATCAGGTCCGCCCTGCGGTACTGCTGCGCCATGTCGGTGAAAAACGCCTTGACGGTGCTGCTGACACCGCTTTCTGCATAGGCCTTTTGCATCGTCTCCACATCGTCGCTTCCGGTCTGGTGGATGACGTGAAGGCGATGGCGGCCTTCCATGAACGTCAGGGCCGAACGCATGGCCAGATTGATGCCATGCGCCCCCTGACTGCCGCCGACCACCAGGACGGTAAGCGCCTTCGCCGCATTGGCCCCGGTCTCACCAGCCTGCTCGAGCGGCGGTGTTGCCGCAAAAAATTCCCGGCGCACCGGGTTGCCCGTCACCAATGCCTTTTTTCCCGTCCGGATTCCCTTCGTCTCCGGGAAGGAAAGATAGAGGCGGTCGGCGATGTGTGACAGCCACCGGTTGGTGATGCCCGGCAGCACATTCTGCTCCTGGAGTGCGGTTTTCACGCCCATCATCCAGGCTGCGGCGACCACGGGGCCGGCCGAGTAGCCGCCCACACCCAGGACCAGGTCCGGCCTGAAGCTTTTCAGTATTTTCGCGGAGGCGTATAGGCTCATGGGCAGCAGCGTGAAGGCCCGGGCCTGTTTCAGCAGCCCCAGGTTCTTGATGCCCTGCACGCTGATGGCTGCATGGCAAAAGCCCTTTTCGCCAAGAATCGCGGTCTCGAACGGTTTGCCCGTCCCGATGAAAAGGACGCTGCTGTCGGTGTTTCTGGCAAGAACCTCCTCGGCAACCGCGATACCCGGAAAAAGGTGGCCGCCGGTACCGCCGCCGGCGATAACCAACCGCACGGGGCGGCTCTTTTCGGCGGCAGCCGGCTGTGCGTCACGGGACGGACGCTTTTCGGACGGGCGTGAGACAGCCCCCGCCTCCGGAAAAGGTCCTCCGGTATGTGCACAGGCACTACTTGGCATGCGTCCTCCCCGAATGCCGCGCGCCGATGTTCATAAGGATGCCGATAGACGCCATGTTGATCAGCAGGGACGTACCGCCGTAGCTTAAAAAGGGAAGGGTCAACCCCTTGGTCGGCAGCAGTCCCAGGGTCACGCCCATATTCACACAGACCTGCATCGCGATGGCGGCGATGATCCCCGTGGCCAGATAGGTTCCGAACGTATCGTCGGCATGGCGCGCAATGTGGATGCCGCGCCACAGAATGAGGGCATAGATCCCGATTATAAACAGGGCGCCCCAGAGCCCGAGCTCTTCTCCGATAACCGAAAAGATGAAATCCGTGTGGGGTTCCGGAAGATAGAAAAGTTTCTGATAGCCCTTGCCAATGCCGGTTCCCCAGATCCCCCCGGTGCCGAAAGCCATGAGTGAGTGCACGATCTGATAGCCTTCATCCGTTGGATATTGCCAGGGGTCGAGAAAGCTCAGGATGCGCCGCACCCGGTATTCGGCACTGAGCATGAAATAATATGCCAACGGCAGGATCAGCAGCAGCGCCGAGAGGAGGTGAAGGATGCGGACCCCCCCCACGAACATCATCATCCAGGCGATGGAGGCCAGTATGGCGACTGAACCGAAATCCGGCTGCATGAGGATCAGAATCGTGAACATGCCCAAGACAATCACGTGCGGCATAAATCCGACCGAGAAGTTCTTGATCATCTCCTGTTTTTTGCTCAGGGAGTATGCCAGGTAGATGATCAACGCCAGCCGGGCGAATTCCGACGGCTGAAAGGAGAGCGAACCGATCTGCAGCCACCGGAACGAGCCCCCGGCGGAAATCCCCAGAGAGGGGATTTGCACCGCAACCAACAGGACCAGGGCCGTGAGCAGAAGGGGATAGGTCAGGAGCCGGTAGATCCTGAAAGGCACATGGCTGCAGACAACCAGGGCGATAATCCCCGCCAGAGAAAAGAGCGCCTGCTTTTTCAGAAAATAATAGTCCGAACCGAACCGTTTCAATGCCAGGGCCGAGCTGGCGCTGTAAACCATGACGATGCCGATCCCCACCAGAAACAGCACGGCAAAGAGCAGGGTGACGTCGTATGTCGATGTTTGACTTTGCTTCATGCTACAGGCTCACCAGCTTCCGAATGCGGTTGTTGCAACCTTCTTTTCCTTGTTCCGTTTGTTTTGCCGCGCAATTCCAGTACATTTCACCGCAACTTCAGTGTGCTCATCGAGACCAGGGCCAGGGCGATGGCGATGATCCAGAAGCGGACGATAATTTTGGGTTCGGGCCAGCCCTTGAGTTCAAAGTGGTGATGGAGGGGGGCCATCCTGAAAATCCGTCCACCATTGGTCATTTTGAAGAAGCCCACCTGAAAAATGACCGACAGGGCTTCGATGACGAACAGCCCGCCGACGATTATCAGTAAAATCTCCTGCTTGGTTACCACCGCCACGACGCCGAGGGCGCCTCCCAGAGAGAGCGACCCTACATCTCCCATGAAGACCTGGGCCGGGTACGTGTTGAACCACAAAAATCCCAGTCCGGCTCCGGCGATGGCGCCGCAGAAAATGGTCAGCTCCCCACATCCCGCCACGTAGTTGATCTGCAGGTAATCGGCCATTTTTATATGCCCGGCCACGTATGCAAAGATCATGTAGGTGACCGCGGCGATGGTTACAGGGCCGATGGCGAGTCCATCCAACCCGTCGGTCAGGTTGACGGCATTGGATGCCCCCACGATGACCAGCACGGCAAACGGAATGTAGCCCAGGCCGAGATCCGGGCTAAATTGCTTGAAAAACGGGATGGTGACCCGGGTGTCGAAATCGGGGTTGAGATACAGCAGAAGACCGGCGAAGGCCGCCAGAACCACCTGGCTCGAAAATTTGGCTCCGGCGGTCAGCCCCTTGTTTCTTTTTTTGACCAGCATCAGGTAATCATCGGCAAAACCGATCAGCCCGTAGCCGCCGACGACACAAAGCGCGATCCAAACGTATCCGTTGGTCAGGTCCCCCCACAGAAGCGATGCCGTCACGATGGAGAAAAGGATGAGGATGCCGCCCATGGTGGGGGTTCCCGCTTTCGAAAGGTGGCTTTCGGGGCCGTCTTCCTGAATGTATTGGCCGACCTGCATTTTTTTGAGCCGGCGGATTACCCACGGACCGAGAATGAAACAGATCAGGAACGCCGTCAGGCTGGCGTATATGGTCCTGAAGGTAATGTAGCGGAATACGTTGAACGCCGAAAACGTGGTGTGCAACGGATATAGCAGGTGATAAAGCATGTTTTACCTTTACCCGAAGGTGTCGATCAGTTTCTTGACGATCTGTTCCATCCGCATACCGCGGGAGCCTTTTATCAAAACACAGTGCCGGGGACCGGTCCTGGCGATCAGCTGTTCGGTGATTATCGACAACGATCCGGCGACGATTTTTCCGGCGGCCATGCCGCCGTCGATAGCCCCCTGGGCCGTGTCACGCGCAAATTCGCCGGTCAGGTACAGCCTTTGGAGGCCCGCCGTGGCGGCGTGGTAGCCCACCTCCCGGTGCAGGCCGGCGGATGCGCTCCCCAGTTCCAGCATGTCGCCCAGCACGGCCACCCGCCGGTCATCCTGTCCCGTCTGCTTCAACGTGTCGAGCGCGGCTTTCACCGAGCCCGGATTCGCGTTGTATGTATCGTCGATGATGCGGGCGCCGTTGGCGAGCTTCCGAATATGCAGACGGCCGTTGACCGGTTTAAAGCGTTCCAGCCCCTTCTTGATGTCGTGCAGGGGGATACGCATCAAATAGGCGGCCGCAGCCGCGGCCAGCGCATTGGAGACCATGAAGAGACCCGGTGTTTCCAGAACCACTTCGATCGCGTCGGCGGGCACTTCCAGCAGAAAGGAGACGCTGTCCCCCATGTTTCTGATGCGGCTGGCGCGCACGGCGGCGCTTTGGGATGTGCCGAACAACAGCACGTCGCCGGGAGCATCCTCAGCCAGGGCGAGCACGTTGCGGTCATCGGCGTTCAGAACGGTCGTGCCGCCACGGTTCAGCTTTTCCAGAAGTTCACCTTTGGCGCGCAGTACCCCTTCCACCGATCTCAGGCCCTCCAGGTGGGCCGGGGCCACGTTGGTGATCATGCCGATGTCCGGGCGACAGATCTCCGCCAACCTGGCGATCTCGCCCGGCCGGTTCATGCCGAGTTCGAGCACGGCCAGGTTGTGGTTGCGCTGCAACCTGAGCAGGGTAAGGGGCAGGCCGATCTCGTTGTTGAAGTTGCCGGCGGTCGACAGCGTCATGTATTTCAGTCCGGTGATGTGGGTCAGCATGGTCCTGGTCGACGTTTTTCCGTTGGAACCGGTCAGGGCGATGATCGGGACCTGTACCCGGTTGCGATTGTAGGCCGCCAGGTCACCCAGGGCGCGGATCGTGTCGGCCACGCCGATGATGGTGCTGTCTCCGAAATCGGAGGTCCTGAACAGCGTGGCGCCGACCTTGGCTTTTTCCACCAGAACCCCTTTTATTCCGTCTTTCAAAACATTTTCCACAAACGTGTGGCCGTCATGCGTTTCTCCGGCGATAGCGACAAAAATGGCATCTCTGCCGATGGCCCTGGAGTCGATACTGATGCTGCCGAAAACACGGTCGCCCGTCCCCGACAACAGTTCCCCGCCCGTTGCGGCGAGGATATCGCTCGTGTTCCATGGTATGGGTTTCGTGTCGTTCATCGCCCGGTCTTACACCTTAAAAGATAGTGTGTTGTGTTGGGTGTTTTGTATTTTGCGAAGCCGAAGCTTTTCTCTCCATTACAATTTTCCGAACACCAAATAGGAAAAACCAAACACCAAAAACTAATTCCCAAGCGCTTCTTGCGCTTCCTGCATATCATCGAAGGGCAGGGTGCGCTTGCCCACGATCTGATAGGTCTCGTGTCCTTTTCCGGCGATGAGGACGATGTCGCCGGGGGCGGAGGCCTCGATGCCGAGGCGAATGGCGCTTCTCCGGTCCGGTTCCACAAGATACCCGCCCGTCTGCCATCCGTTTCGAATCTGTCCCGGGTTGTACTCGCGCCGGCACACCGTTTTCAGCCCCGGCAGGATGTCGTCGATAATGGCGGCCGGTTCTTCCAGGCGCGGGTTGTCCGAGGTGACGATGGTCAGATCCGACAGCCGGCCCGAAATCTCGCCCATCATGGAGCGTTTGGCCCTGTCGCGGTTGCCGCCGCAACCGAAGACGCAGATCAGCCGGCCGTGCCCGAGGGCCTTCAGGGCCTGCAGTACATTTTCAAGCGCGTCGGGCGTGTGCGCGTAATCCACGTAGACGTGCCGGTCGACCGGACCCGGGACCCTTTGGAGGCGGCCCGGAACCGCCGGAAGATTTTCTATGCCCGCTTTGAGTGCTTCCGGCGCCACATTCAGTGCCACGCCGATTCCGACGGCGCAGAGAATGTTCGCCAGGTTGAAGTGGCCGGTCAGTTTGGAGCGATATCCGAATTCGCCTGCCGGTGTCCGGATGACGCCTTCGATTCCCTGAATTCCGAGATCTGTCGACAGCGGGCGCACCATGGCTGCCGGCCCGTTTCCCACGGTGATGCACGGACAGGAAAGCTCCCGTACAAGTTCGCGCCCCCTTTCATCGTCTACGTTGACAACCGCCACACCGTCATCCGGGTTCAGGTGTTCGGTAAAAAGCCGTTTTTTACATTTCCAGTAGGACTGCATCTCCAGATGATAGTCCAGATGGTCCTGGGTGAGGTTGGTGAAGGCGCCCACATCGATGGCGCATTTGAATATTCTGTCGAGGTCGATGGCATGGGAGGAGACTTCCATGATCACATGGGACACTCTTTCCGCCAGCATTTCGGCCAGGATGCGCTGCAGGTCCAGCGATTCCGGCGTGGTAACGGGGTTGTCGAAAACCTTTTGGTTGTAGCGGTAGTTGACGGTTCCGATGACGCCCACGTTGAAACCGGACGATTGCAGCATGCGTTCGACAATGAATGTGGTCGTCGTTTTGCCGTTGGTGCCCGTGATGCCGGCGACGACCAGTTTCCTTGACGGATGGTCGTAAAAGCGGTCGGCGAGGGCGGCCAGCGCCTTACGGGTGTCGGCAACCCGATAGCAGGGGATATCCACTTTGACCGGCTTCTGGACGACGATGGCGGCGGCTCCCTTTTCGAGGGCATCGCCGATGAAATCGTGACCGTCGGACACCATGCCGCGGATGGCCACGAAAAGGCCGCCCGGCGCAACCTGCCTGGAGTCGTAATGGATGGAGCCGATGCGGCAGTCATCCGCTTTTGCAGGCGCTGCGAGAATCTTCTGGTCGATTCCCTGTATGAGGCGGTTCAACATCATCCCTGGTTAACCCCTGTGGACACTCTCAGTTTGTTCTTTTCGATTTCCGGTGGAATATTCAGGTAGTTCAAGGTTTCATGGGCAATTTTCCCGAAAGCGGGTGCGGCAACCGTTCCGCCGTAGTGCGATCCCTCGGGTTCGTCGACGACCACCAGGATAACGACTTCAGGCGATTTTGCAGGGGCGAAGCCCAGAAATGAGGATATATATTTCCCCGCGGCATAGGTGCCGTCGGTGTCGATTTTCTGGGCCGTCCCGGTTTTGCCGGAAACCGTATACCCTTCCAGGGCGGCATTGACGCCGGTCCCCCCTTCGGTGACGACGGTTTCCATGATGCGTTTCACGATACCGGCCGTTTTGGCCGACACCGCTTTCCCGACGATGTGGGGCTCGGTTTTCTGGATGATGGCTCCGTTGTGGTCCGTTACGGCGGCAACGATATAGGGTCGCATGAGGTCCCCGCCGTTGGCGATGGCCGAGGCGGCGGTCACCAGTTGAAGGGCCGAAACCGACATTCCCTGGCCGAAGGATATGGCGCCGGTGTCCACCCGTGTCCACCGCTTGGCGGGGGTGAGCACACCGGATGTCTCCCCGGGGCAGTCCAGTTTGGTTTTTTCCCCGAAGCCGAACCCGGTGAGGGTGCGGTGCAGGCAGTCGGGACCGACGGTTTCGACCACTTTGACAACACCGATATTGCTGGAATACTTTACAATTTGCTGCAGCGACAGCCAACCGCGGGGGTGGGTGTCGTGGATCACGTTCCTGCCGATGTGATAGACTCCGTTTTCGCAGTAGAAGATGGTGCTAGGGGTGCAACGGCCGGATTCGAGGGCGGCGGCGGCCGTGAAAATTTTCATGGTCGACCCGGGTTCGAAGGGGTCGGTGATTGCGCGGTTGCGCCAGGTATTTCGCGGAAAGTTCCCGAAATCGTTGGGGTTGAACAGGGGAATGTTGGCCATGGCCAGAATGGCTCCTGTTTCCGGGTCCATGACAATGGCCATTCCCGACTTGGCCGAGTGCTCTTCGATAGCTTCTTCCAGCGCTTTTTCGGCAATGAACTGGATCGTGCGGTCGATGGTGAGCACGATGTTTTTGGCATTGTCGACCACCGGTGTGGCCGCCGCCTCGTCCGGGTGTTCCTTGGCGAATCGGCGGCCCAGGGCATCCTTGAGGACCACCAGGCTGTTTTCCTGCCCCCGAAGCATACTGTCATAGTAGTATTCCACGCCTTCCAGGCCGTGACCGTCGGTGCCGGTAAAACCGAGCACCTGGGCGGCAAGCATCTTGTTGGGATAAAAACGGCTGTAGGCGGGTATGAAATCGATGCCCTCAAGGCCGAGGGCTTTCACTTCGCGCAATTCCTTGGGGGACGTTTGGCGTTTGACCCATATGAAGCTGCGCTGGGATCCGATCTTTTTTTCGAGTTTGCGCCTGTCGAGGTTCAGGATCTTGGCCAGCCTGGCGGCGGCACCCTTTTTGTCCTTTAACCGGTGAGGATAGGCGGCTATCGATGTGGTTTCGATGCTGACGGCCATCGCATGGTGGTTGCGGTCGAAGATCTGGCCGCGCTTGCTGGTGGTAACCAGGTCTTTTTCGTACTGGTTGGCCGCTTTTTCGGAAAGCCATCCGCTGCAGAACAGCTGCAGGTAAACGACCTTGATGCCGATGACCGTCATCAGCAAAAAAAAGAACAGGCCGACAATGCCTATTCGCATGTTGACGTATTTGTTTTTGTCGGCCTTTTTCTTCATGGCATGATGATGGTCTGATCGGCCTTGGGCATGATAAGGCCGAGTTTTTCGCCGGCAATGCGCGCGATGCGCTCCGGTGATTTCAAACGGGCCAATTCGATTTTGAGGTTGTTCTGATACGCCACCAGATTACCCCTTGTTTCAATTTCGGCGGCCACTTCGTAGCCGATACGGACATTGTTTACGCGGCACCACGTATAAAAAAAAAGTTCAGCCAGGAACAACAGCAGGATGGCGAGCCACACCCCGGTCAATCTTGTTTTCGGGTTTTTCCTTACGGGCATACCTTCACCGCCGCTCTCAATCTGGTACTGCGTGCCATCGGGTTGACGGCGATTTCTTCGGCAGACGGCCGCCGCGCCTTTTTCGTGAGCACCTGTAGCTGGGCCTTCCTCCCGCAGGCACACACGGGAAGGTCCGGCGGGCAGGTGCATGGGTTTTCCAGCATGCGCAAGCGGTGCTTGACGATCCGATCCTCCAGTGAATGAAACGCAAGAATACAGATACGGCCACCCGGCTTTAGAAAATCGACGGCGGTGTCCAAAAACTGCTCCAGGCGTTCCAGTTCCCTGTTGACGGCTATGCGCAGTGCCATGAAAACGCGCGTTGCCGGGTGCAACCCCGGTTTGCGCAACGCTTGCGGCACACACCGGCTCACGATGTCCGCCAGCTGGCTGCTGAAGCGTATCGCCTCTTTTTTTCTTTCCATGGTGATGCGTCGGGCTATCTGCCCGGCCCGGGGCTCCTCGCCGTAGCGTTTGAATAACCGCCTGAGTTCGGATTCATCCAGGTCGTTTACCAGATGCTCCGCCGTGATGTCGGAACGGATGTCCATGCGCATATCCAGCGGTTCTTCCCTGCTGAAGCTGAACCCGCGTCCGGATGAAGCTATATGGTGGAACGATATACCAAGGTCGAGAAGCATGCCGTCCACGGCAGGGATGTTCAGCCGGGATAGCAGATCCGACATTTGTACGAAATTGCCGTGAAAGAGGTGGACCGTCGCATTGAAATGGTTGAGGGTGCAAAGGGCATTGTCGATAGCATCGCGATCCTGGTCCATGCCGACGAATATGCCGCCGGGCTCGATGGCACTGCAGAGAGCGGCGGCATGTCCGGACCCGCCAACCGTTCCATCGAAAAAGATGTTTCCGGGCTTGGGGTCCAGCAGCTGCAAAACTTCCGTAAGCATAACCGGGATATGCGCATAGCCCATCGGGTCAAATTCCCAGTTTTGCGATTTCGTTGCGGACTTCCTCCTTTTGCATGTCTTTCTCCATGAAGCCGTTTTCCTTGTCCCAGTTCTGGCGGGACCAGATTTCAAAGTGGTCCAGAACCCCCACCATGACGATTTCCCGGTCAAGGCCGGCATATTCCCTCAGTGTCGGGGGGATCAGGATGCGGTCCTGACGGTCACAGCCGCACTCGAAGGCGCCGCCGATGAACACCCGCCGAAAGCGGCGCATGGCGTCGCTTTTCTCCGCCAGGGAGAGAATTTTTGCTTCGATTTTTTCCCAATCCGGCAGGGTGTATGCCACGAGGCCGTTATCCATCCGCGAAATCATCAGACAGGCGTTTTCGCTTTTCTGAATGGGCGTACGAAACCGTTTGGGAATGATGATTCTTCCCTTGGTGTCGATGGTATGGAAAGAGCTTCCCCGAAACATAATTCACCAATAATATCCACTTAAATCCACTTTCTGGCGATAAAAACCTATTATTGAAAAAAAGTCAAGAAAAAATTTAAATAATTCCGATATTTTTTATAATAATTATTGAGTGTTAATCAAAAATAAGGAAAAATTTAAAGATGTGGATCTTTGTGGGGGAAATTTTATTGAATAGGAATTTTATGGTCTAAGGAGGGGACAGCGTCAAAATTGCGATTATTTAACGGTTAAAAGTTGACAATAAATCGGCAGGGTTGATACTGATTAGCGCATGCATATTCGACAGTTCAGATACGCTTCAGACAACTTAAGTTATTTGATTTATGGAGAAAATCAGGCTTTAGCCATTGACGGTGGCGCTGTCGACGAGATTCTGGGGTTTATCGGGGATGCCGGCCTGGAGCTTTCAGCCGTTACCAACACCCACTCCCATGCGGACCACACCTCGGGAAATCAGGCGCTTCTGGAAAAGACCCGGGCCCGCTATCAGGATCACCGTGCGCTGGCGCATGCAGGGGAATTGTCGCTGGAAAAGGAGATTATCCAGGTTTACCCGACCCCCGGCCATACGCTCGATTCGGTCGTGTTTCACTGGAACAAGATGCTGATAACCGGCGACACCCTGTTTAACGGCACGGTGGGGACCTGTTTTTCAGGCGATCTCAAGGCCTTTCACCGCTCTATCCGGCGGTTGGTCAAACTGCCTGAAGATACGCTGATCTATGCCGGTCATGATTACCTGGAATATGCCATGGCGTTTGCCAGGCTCGTAGAACCCGGCAACCGGGAAATCGACGGCTATCTCGAGGCCTATCGGCCGGCGCATGTTGTTTCAGAACTGGGGGATGAATTGAAAGTCAATCCATTTCTGCGGTACAACCACCCGGAGATGATTGAGATCCTGAAGGAGCGCGGTTATGCCGTCGCTTCGGAATACGAACGGTTCGAAGGGGTCATGCACCTGGAATAAAAATGAAAATGTACGCAACGAGCCCCCTGAAAAAAGAAAAAGCATGCGCGCCGGTGACCGTCGGATCCGAGGAGGGCTTGAGCACCCTGGTTACAAACATCAAACGGCAGGCGGCCGGGATGCTTGCGGGGCACTCGAGGAGCCACGACTGGGAGCACACCCAGCGGGTTTTCCGGTTGTGCCGCCACATCGGGTCGGTCGAGGGAGTGGACATGGAGGTGGTTCTTGCCGCCGCCTGCCTGCACGACATCGGGCGCCGTTATCAGGACAGGTCAGGCGGGAAGGTGTGCCATGCCTTGAAGGGCATGGAACTGGCGCGTCCGATCGTCGAACCATTGCCGATTTCGGAGGACCGCAGGGCCAACATTCTGCATTGCATCGCGGCGCATCGTTTTCGCAAACCGCCGGCGCCGGCAACCCCGGAGGCCAGGGTTCTGTTTGACGCCGACAAACTGGATGCCATCGGCGCCGTAGGGGTTGCCAGGGCGTATTTGTTTGCCGGTGAAGTGGGCGCCCGGCTGCACAATTCCGATGCGAATGTGGCGGAAACCAGCGCCTACTCGTCTGAAGATACCGGGTTTCGGGAGTTTACGGTCAAGTTGTCCAAAATCAGGGACCGCATGTTAACCGGTGAGGGCATGCGGATAGCGGCTGGCCGGCATGCGTTCATGGCGGCGTTTTTTGAACGGTTGGAAGCCGAACACAGGGGCGATCTGTAGGCGTGGCCGGGTCGAAAACCTATTTTGACCAAATATTGAACACTCCCCGCAGCAAGCGTAAGGGGAATCTCCACCGTAAGGAATTCTATCACTTATGATTCGCTCGCTTACCCTGCAGCAAGCTGCAGGGAATGCGCTCGCTGTCTCGGTTCAAAAACGGTTTTAATTCCGGGATGGATGTACACGTACGCGTCTCTCGGAACATCCTTAAAACGATAAGGAGCGGTTTATGAGCATCAATGTCGTAGACAAGATCGACGGATTGGTAAAAGTGAGGCACGTGCTTATCAGTGTTTCGGACAAAAGGGGCCTCGAGGCGTTCATTCCACGCCTGGTGGAGCTCAGTCCGGAAACAAAATTTTTGAGCACCGGGGGTACGTACAGCCGCCTGAAGGAGATCATGGGCGCAACGGCGGACACCCGCCTCAGTCAGGTGGCGGATTACACCGGGCAGCCGGAAACCCAGGGCGGACTGGTAAAAACACTGGACTTCAAGATCTATTTGGGCCTGCTGACGGAAACCTACAACGAGGCCCATCAGCAGGATTTGGCCAGGACGCAGAGCGTTCCCATCGACATGGTCGTTGTCAACCTGTATCCCTTCCGGGAAACCATTGCCAAGGAAGGGGTGACCGTGGAGCAGGCCCGCGGCAACATCGACATCGGAGGTCCGTGCATGATCCGTGCTTCGGCCAAGAATTTTATCCGGGTCGCATCGGTGGTGGATCCGGACGATTACCCCGCCATACTGGACGAGTTGGCGGAAAACGGCGGTGCGACGTCGCTGGATCTCCGGTTCCGCCTGGCGCAGAAGGCCTTCGGGCACACGGCGGAATACGATGGCACCATCCGGGATTTTTTAAGGGCCAAAACCGTTGGGGAGGTGGATGGCTGCTACGAGAAAGATTGAGAACATTTCCTGTTTTCGTGATGGTTCCGATTTTTCGAAAAGACAAGGAGTTCAAACCAGAGGAGGCTTGTCATGGCCGATGACCTGAAAAAGATGTACCGCACCATCGTGGACGACCACTTCCCGCCGAAGATGGAAATCAGCTTCGTGGACGACAACCAGCGGCAGACGCTTTTTTACGAAAAGGTGATCTGGCGCGTCGGCGGCGTCGACAAAGGATTGAGGTACGGCGAAAATCCGGGGCAGGAAGCGGCCCTGTACCGGCTTGCAAACGGCAACCTGGTATTGGGTGAGACCCAAACCATTCAACCCGGGCAATATCTG
The genomic region above belongs to Deltaproteobacteria bacterium and contains:
- the ftsW gene encoding putative lipid II flippase FtsW, with translation MKQSQTSTYDVTLLFAVLFLVGIGIVMVYSASSALALKRFGSDYYFLKKQALFSLAGIIALVVCSHVPFRIYRLLTYPLLLTALVLLVAVQIPSLGISAGGSFRWLQIGSLSFQPSEFARLALIIYLAYSLSKKQEMIKNFSVGFMPHVIVLGMFTILILMQPDFGSVAILASIAWMMMFVGGVRILHLLSALLLILPLAYYFMLSAEYRVRRILSFLDPWQYPTDEGYQIVHSLMAFGTGGIWGTGIGKGYQKLFYLPEPHTDFIFSVIGEELGLWGALFIIGIYALILWRGIHIARHADDTFGTYLATGIIAAIAMQVCVNMGVTLGLLPTKGLTLPFLSYGGTSLLINMASIGILMNIGARHSGRTHAK
- the murG gene encoding undecaprenyldiphospho-muramoylpentapeptide beta-N-acetylglucosaminyltransferase, producing MPSSACAHTGGPFPEAGAVSRPSEKRPSRDAQPAAAEKSRPVRLVIAGGGTGGHLFPGIAVAEEVLARNTDSSVLFIGTGKPFETAILGEKGFCHAAISVQGIKNLGLLKQARAFTLLPMSLYASAKILKSFRPDLVLGVGGYSAGPVVAAAWMMGVKTALQEQNVLPGITNRWLSHIADRLYLSFPETKGIRTGKKALVTGNPVRREFFAATPPLEQAGETGANAAKALTVLVVGGSQGAHGINLAMRSALTFMEGRHRLHVIHQTGSDDVETMQKAYAESGVSSTVKAFFTDMAQQYRRADLIICRAGATTVAEVTVLGKAVIFIPYPHAADDHQRLNAESMVAAGAAELILEKNLTGERLAGRIQHYAGSPDLLARMGHRASMLGRPNAARVIVDDMYELVHSG
- the mraY gene encoding phospho-N-acetylmuramoyl-pentapeptide-transferase — its product is MLYHLLYPLHTTFSAFNVFRYITFRTIYASLTAFLICFILGPWVIRRLKKMQVGQYIQEDGPESHLSKAGTPTMGGILILFSIVTASLLWGDLTNGYVWIALCVVGGYGLIGFADDYLMLVKKRNKGLTAGAKFSSQVVLAAFAGLLLYLNPDFDTRVTIPFFKQFSPDLGLGYIPFAVLVIVGASNAVNLTDGLDGLAIGPVTIAAVTYMIFAYVAGHIKMADYLQINYVAGCGELTIFCGAIAGAGLGFLWFNTYPAQVFMGDVGSLSLGGALGVVAVVTKQEILLIIVGGLFVIEALSVIFQVGFFKMTNGGRIFRMAPLHHHFELKGWPEPKIIVRFWIIAIALALVSMSTLKLR
- the murC gene encoding UDP-N-acetylmuramate--L-alanine ligase, whose protein sequence is MYHKKYHIHFVGIGGIGMSGIAELLLNLGYTVSGSDLKDTDITRRLGKLGGTIYKGHHAGQVGGADVVVTSSAVSASNPEVMAAEQASIPVIPRAEMLAELMRLKYSIAVAGAHGKTSTTSIVAAVLANGGLDPTVVIGGKLKSIGSNALLGQGEFIVAEADESDGSFLRMSPAIAVVTNIDREHLDHYTDLEAIKAAFLSFIDRVPFYGLAVLCLDNDHVQSIIPMVRKRYVTYGMTPQADIQAKKVVFHELKSQFTVSFQGKELGRVELNLPGLHNVYNAMASIAVGLELGMPFDKIRAALEQAEGVQRRLEIKGQLRGATVIDDYGHHPTEIKATLQALEEAWPDRRKVVVFQPHRYTRTRDLFDEFTRAFYRSDLLLVLPIYPAGEEKIDGVDGHDLCTDIMAHGHKQVLCVEDMDEAVACLQEHLADRDIVLTLGAGDVWKVGEKLLESA